Proteins found in one Actinokineospora alba genomic segment:
- the tkt gene encoding transketolase — translation MSVSEVPSELTELTTAVLPEDWTDLDKRAVDTIRVLAADAVQNVGNGHPGTAMSLAPLAYTLYQRAMRHDPSDPDWIGRDRFVLSCGHSSLTQYLQLFLSGYGLEIEDIAALRTWGSKTPGHPEHGHTKGVEITTGPLGQGLASAVGMAMAARRERGLFDPDAKPGESVFDHHVYVVASDGDIAEGVTSEASAIAGRQQLGNLIVFYDDNEISIEDDTKIAMAEDTAKRYESYGWHVQRVLGGENVTGILEAIENAKAETGKPSFILLRTVIGYPAPKLMNTGKAHGAALGDEEVAAVKKILGFDPEKTFEVDPAVLAHAREVGERGKAARADWETEFEKWAQANPERKALLDRASAYKLPAGFVEALPSWDPDAKGVATRKASGEVLNAIGDLLPELWGGSADLAESNNTTISGADSFGPVESTTKHWNAQPYGRTLHFGVREHAMGSILNGIVLHGPTRPYGGTFLVFSDYMRPAVRLAALMKLPVTYVWTHDSIGLGEDGPTHQPIEHLAALRAIPGLVVLRPGDANETAAAWKAILSQSDAPVGLALTRQNLPVLEGTKELAGDNVAKGGYVLAEETGGPAQVVLIGTGSELQLAVEARKVLEADGIPTRVVSMPSMEWFQDQDQAYRDTVIPPTVKARVAVEAGIAQPWHRYVGDTGEVISIEHFGASADYQTLFREFGFTTEAVVAAARRSLTVNGGQK, via the coding sequence GTGTCCGTCAGTGAAGTACCCAGTGAATTGACCGAACTCACCACCGCGGTGCTGCCCGAGGACTGGACTGACCTCGACAAGCGCGCGGTCGACACGATCCGCGTGCTCGCCGCCGACGCCGTGCAGAACGTCGGCAACGGCCACCCCGGCACCGCGATGAGCCTGGCGCCGCTGGCCTACACGCTCTACCAGCGCGCGATGCGCCACGACCCCAGCGACCCGGACTGGATCGGCCGCGACCGGTTCGTGCTGTCCTGCGGACACTCCAGCCTCACCCAGTACCTGCAGCTGTTCCTCTCCGGCTACGGCCTGGAGATCGAGGACATCGCCGCACTGCGCACCTGGGGCTCCAAGACCCCGGGCCACCCGGAGCACGGCCACACCAAGGGCGTGGAGATCACCACCGGCCCGCTGGGCCAGGGCCTGGCCTCCGCGGTCGGCATGGCGATGGCCGCCCGCCGCGAGCGCGGCCTGTTCGACCCGGACGCCAAGCCGGGTGAGAGTGTCTTCGATCACCACGTCTACGTGGTCGCCTCCGACGGCGACATCGCCGAGGGCGTCACCTCCGAGGCGTCGGCAATCGCGGGCCGCCAGCAGCTGGGCAACCTGATCGTCTTCTACGACGACAACGAGATCTCGATCGAGGACGACACCAAGATCGCGATGGCCGAGGACACGGCCAAGCGTTACGAGTCCTACGGCTGGCACGTGCAGCGCGTCCTCGGCGGCGAGAACGTCACCGGCATCCTCGAGGCGATCGAGAACGCCAAGGCCGAGACCGGCAAGCCGTCGTTCATCCTGCTGCGCACGGTGATCGGCTACCCGGCGCCGAAGCTGATGAACACCGGCAAGGCGCACGGCGCCGCGCTGGGCGACGAAGAGGTCGCCGCGGTCAAGAAGATCCTGGGCTTCGACCCGGAGAAGACCTTCGAGGTCGACCCGGCCGTGCTCGCCCACGCCCGCGAGGTCGGCGAGCGTGGCAAGGCCGCCCGCGCCGACTGGGAGACCGAGTTCGAGAAGTGGGCTCAGGCCAACCCGGAGCGCAAGGCACTGCTGGACCGGGCGAGCGCCTACAAGCTGCCCGCCGGCTTCGTCGAGGCGCTGCCGAGCTGGGACCCGGACGCCAAGGGCGTCGCCACCCGCAAGGCCTCCGGCGAGGTGCTCAACGCGATCGGCGACCTGCTGCCCGAGCTGTGGGGCGGCTCGGCCGACCTGGCCGAGAGCAACAACACCACGATCTCCGGCGCCGACTCGTTCGGTCCCGTGGAGTCGACCACGAAGCACTGGAACGCGCAGCCCTACGGCCGCACGCTGCACTTCGGTGTCCGCGAGCACGCCATGGGCTCGATCCTCAACGGCATCGTGCTGCACGGCCCGACCCGCCCCTACGGCGGCACGTTCCTGGTGTTCTCCGACTACATGCGCCCGGCGGTCCGGCTCGCCGCGCTGATGAAGCTGCCGGTCACCTACGTCTGGACGCACGACTCCATCGGCCTCGGCGAGGACGGCCCGACGCACCAGCCGATCGAGCACCTGGCCGCGCTGCGCGCGATCCCGGGCCTGGTCGTGCTGCGCCCGGGTGACGCCAACGAGACCGCCGCGGCCTGGAAGGCGATCCTGTCGCAGTCCGACGCCCCGGTCGGCCTCGCGCTGACCCGGCAGAACCTGCCCGTGCTGGAAGGCACGAAGGAGCTGGCGGGCGACAACGTCGCCAAGGGCGGCTACGTGCTGGCCGAGGAGACCGGCGGCCCCGCGCAGGTCGTGCTGATCGGCACCGGCTCGGAGCTGCAGCTCGCGGTCGAGGCCCGCAAGGTCCTCGAAGCCGACGGCATCCCGACCCGTGTTGTTTCCATGCCGTCCATGGAGTGGTTCCAGGATCAGGACCAGGCCTACCGCGACACCGTCATCCCGCCGACCGTCAAGGCGCGCGTGGCCGTCGAGGCGGGCATCGCCCAGCCGTGGCACCGCTACGTCGGCGACACCGGCGAGGTCATCTCGATCGAGCACTTCGGCGCGTCGGCGGACTACCAGACGCTGTTCCGCGAGTTCGGCTTCACGACCGAGGCCGTCGTGGCCGCGGCGCGTCGTTCGCTCACCGTGAATGGAGGCCAGAAGTGA
- the tal gene encoding transaldolase codes for MTDNLKALSDAGVSIWLDDLSRERLTSGNLAELIREQHVVGVTTNPTIFAGALSDGEAYDAQVRELAARGASLDAVVRELTTTDVRNACDLFRSHHSASDGVDGRVSIEVDPRLAADTEATVAEAADLWKTVDRPNLLVKIPATVEGIPAIARTLAEGISVNVTLIFSVERYRAVMEAYLTGLERAKENGHALKSIESVASFFVSRVDTEIDKRLDALGTDEAKALRGKAAIANARLAYAAFQEVFAGERWEALAAEGARPQRPLWASTGVKNPDYVDTMYVDDLVVADTVNTMPEKTLRAVADHGKISGDTVTGTAAQAQEVFDKLAEVGIDLDDVFRVLETEGVDKFEKSWAELLETVQGQLDKAH; via the coding sequence GTGACCGACAACCTGAAGGCCCTTTCCGACGCCGGTGTCTCGATCTGGCTGGACGATCTGTCCCGCGAGCGCCTGACCTCGGGCAACCTCGCCGAGCTGATCCGCGAGCAGCACGTGGTCGGCGTGACGACCAACCCGACGATCTTCGCCGGCGCGCTGTCGGACGGCGAGGCGTACGACGCGCAGGTCCGTGAGCTGGCCGCGCGCGGCGCGTCGCTCGACGCGGTGGTCCGCGAGCTGACGACCACGGACGTGCGCAACGCGTGCGACCTGTTCCGCAGCCACCACTCGGCCTCCGACGGTGTCGACGGCCGGGTGTCGATCGAGGTCGACCCGCGGCTCGCGGCCGACACCGAGGCCACCGTGGCCGAGGCGGCCGACCTGTGGAAGACCGTCGACCGGCCGAACCTGCTGGTCAAGATCCCGGCCACGGTCGAGGGCATCCCCGCGATCGCGCGCACGCTCGCCGAGGGCATCAGCGTCAACGTCACGCTGATCTTCTCCGTCGAGCGCTACCGCGCGGTCATGGAGGCGTACCTGACCGGCCTGGAGCGGGCCAAGGAGAACGGCCACGCGCTCAAGTCGATCGAGTCGGTCGCGTCCTTCTTCGTGTCCCGTGTGGACACCGAGATCGACAAGCGGCTCGACGCCCTGGGCACCGACGAGGCGAAGGCGTTGCGCGGCAAGGCGGCCATCGCGAACGCCCGGCTCGCGTACGCGGCGTTCCAGGAGGTCTTCGCCGGTGAGCGCTGGGAGGCGCTCGCCGCCGAGGGCGCCCGCCCGCAGCGTCCACTGTGGGCCTCGACCGGTGTGAAGAACCCGGACTACGTGGACACCATGTACGTCGACGACCTCGTCGTCGCCGACACGGTCAACACCATGCCCGAGAAGACGCTGCGCGCGGTCGCCGATCACGGCAAGATCAGCGGTGACACCGTCACCGGCACCGCCGCGCAGGCGCAGGAGGTCTTCGACAAGCTCGCCGAGGTCGGGATCGACCTCGACGACGTCTTCCGGGTCCTGGAGACCGAGGGCGTCGACAAGTTCGAGAAGTCGTGGGCCGAATTGCTTGAGACAGTGCAGGGACAGCTCGACAAGGCGCACTAG
- a CDS encoding glucose-6-phosphate isomerase: MAHPGETVAVTIVDQRLTEEAASLVQQLVDESVASKLAAQDPTLWGPEAEAESAVRLAWTTLHETSRPLLAEIDALRAELHAEGVDRVVLAGMGGSSLAPEVITGTAGVPLVVLDTTDPGQVADALAGDLTRTVLVVSSKSGSTVETDSHRRIFAKAFADEGIDAASRIVVVTDPGSPMEAASVEAGYRKVFLANPNVGGRYSALTAFGLVPAGLAGADVAELLDDAADAARILSTDTEDNPALLLAAALGAAHSRGAEKVVIADTGSGIKGFGDWAEQLVAESTGKDGTGLLPVVVADADSPGFADAGEDATPIAIGPPVSAIATSGPLGGQILLWEYATAIVGRLLGINPFDQPDVEAAKTAARALLDSPDASAEVAPSFVDGDVELYPSDGWLPEGVDSLPGALTALLDAAPEFGYVSVQAYLDRLDDASALLLRSEVARRSGLQTTFGWGPRFLHSTGQYHKGGHQNGVFLQITGAVEEDLPVPDRPYTLGVLQHAQALGDGQVLADHGRPVLRLHFTDRAAGLAHLVKALSEVNR, encoded by the coding sequence GTGGCACACCCCGGAGAGACCGTCGCAGTAACCATCGTCGACCAGCGGCTCACCGAGGAAGCCGCTTCGCTCGTCCAACAACTGGTGGACGAGTCCGTGGCGTCGAAGCTCGCGGCTCAGGACCCCACGCTGTGGGGTCCTGAGGCCGAGGCCGAGTCGGCCGTTCGGCTGGCCTGGACCACGCTGCACGAGACCTCGCGCCCGCTGCTCGCCGAGATCGACGCCCTCCGCGCGGAACTGCACGCGGAGGGCGTCGACCGGGTGGTCCTCGCGGGCATGGGCGGCTCGTCGCTCGCCCCCGAGGTCATCACCGGCACGGCGGGTGTCCCGCTCGTCGTGCTCGACACCACCGACCCCGGCCAGGTGGCCGACGCGCTCGCGGGCGACCTGACCCGGACGGTGCTGGTGGTGTCGTCGAAGTCGGGGTCCACTGTGGAGACCGACAGCCACCGGCGGATCTTCGCCAAGGCGTTCGCCGACGAGGGCATCGACGCGGCCTCGCGCATCGTCGTGGTCACCGACCCGGGCTCGCCGATGGAAGCCGCTTCGGTGGAAGCGGGCTACCGCAAGGTGTTCCTGGCCAACCCGAACGTCGGCGGGCGCTACTCGGCGCTGACCGCGTTCGGCCTGGTGCCCGCCGGGCTCGCGGGCGCCGACGTCGCCGAACTGCTCGACGACGCGGCCGACGCGGCCCGGATTCTCAGCACCGACACCGAGGACAACCCGGCCCTGCTGTTGGCCGCCGCGCTCGGCGCCGCCCACTCGCGGGGCGCGGAGAAGGTCGTCATCGCCGACACCGGCTCCGGCATCAAGGGCTTCGGCGACTGGGCCGAGCAGCTCGTCGCCGAGTCCACCGGCAAGGACGGCACCGGCCTGCTGCCGGTGGTCGTGGCCGACGCCGACTCCCCCGGCTTCGCCGACGCGGGCGAGGACGCGACGCCCATCGCGATCGGCCCGCCGGTCAGCGCCATCGCCACGTCCGGTCCGCTCGGCGGGCAGATCCTGCTGTGGGAGTACGCCACCGCGATCGTGGGCAGGCTGCTGGGCATCAACCCGTTCGACCAGCCCGACGTCGAGGCGGCGAAGACGGCGGCGCGCGCGCTGCTCGACTCCCCCGACGCCTCGGCCGAGGTCGCTCCGTCCTTTGTGGATGGTGACGTCGAGCTGTATCCTTCCGACGGCTGGCTGCCCGAGGGCGTCGACTCGCTCCCGGGTGCGCTGACCGCGCTGCTCGACGCCGCGCCCGAGTTCGGCTACGTGTCCGTCCAGGCCTATCTCGACCGGCTCGACGACGCCTCGGCCCTGCTGCTGCGCTCGGAAGTCGCGCGGCGCAGCGGTTTGCAGACCACGTTCGGTTGGGGACCACGGTTCCTGCACTCGACCGGGCAGTACCACAAGGGCGGGCACCAGAACGGCGTGTTCCTCCAGATCACCGGCGCTGTGGAGGAAGACCTGCCGGTGCCCGACCGCCCCTACACCCTCGGCGTGCTCCAGCACGCCCAAGCTCTCGGCGACGGACAGGTCCTCGCCGACCACGGCAGGCCCGTCCTGCGACTGCACTTCACCGATCGCGCCGCGGGGCTCGCGCATCTGGTGAAGGCCCTCTCGGAGGTTAACCGGTGA